In Aphelocoma coerulescens isolate FSJ_1873_10779 chromosome 13, UR_Acoe_1.0, whole genome shotgun sequence, the following are encoded in one genomic region:
- the LOC138118303 gene encoding uncharacterized protein isoform X5: protein MEREFALSVRREKLQRKELLVPFFGRFFFLLETTPGSQSRFPCPARGRAVAALPRCCFEPSLRCSRAHPACPDPRGVPLLDTSRLPPRICVCACCSSLPFQPAVTDSPGSAAQRFVKPLFHPSPGSQGTRAACSPSSLRSAPCSRGGTIAPALLTGSRQRPCRLRAELHPRGKGPTAEKAGTGLVMKILHRIQLRMSLCNCELHFASLLCCSG from the exons ttcgctctcagtgtccggagagagaagctgcagagaaaggagctgctggttccttttttcggccgttttttctttctgctggaaacaacaccgggatcccaaagccgctttccctgccctgctagaggccgggctgtggccgccctgccccgctgctgcttcgagccttcgctgcgttgtagccgtgctcaccctgcctgcccagacccccggggggttccccttttggatacatctcgtctgccacccaggatttgtgtttgtgcctgctgctccagcctgccgttccagcctgctgttacCGACagtccaggatcggctgcccagcggtttgtgaagcctttgttccatccttccccgggatcccagggcaccagagccgcgtgctccccgagctcactccggagcgccccctgcagccgtggcggaaccatcgcacctgccctgctcaccgggagccgccagcgcccctgccggctgcgagcggaactgcacccgaggggaaagggcccgacagccgagaaggctgggactgg aTTAGTAATGAAAATATTGCATAGAATACAGCTCCGAATGAGTCTCTGTAACTGTG AGCTACACTTTGCAAGTCTGTTGTGTTGCAGTGGTTGA
- the LOC138118303 gene encoding uncharacterized protein isoform X1 — MEREFALSVRREKLQRKELLVPFFGRFFFLLETTPGSQSRFPCPARGRAVAALPRCCFEPSLRCSRAHPACPDPRGVPLLDTSRLPPRICVCACCSSLPFQPAVTDSPGSAAQRFVKPLFHPSPGSQGTRAACSPSSLRSAPCSRGGTIAPALLTGSRQRPCRLRAELHPRGKGPTAEKAGTGLVMKILHRIQLRMSLCNCGINLLEHIRRVPSLSSLPFPACLLNSDRKTQPLLGECCRTCIRQTHGQEKQSFFTFLNTCPVLWKLTSCSGSFTELDLDTITLYP; from the exons ttcgctctcagtgtccggagagagaagctgcagagaaaggagctgctggttccttttttcggccgttttttctttctgctggaaacaacaccgggatcccaaagccgctttccctgccctgctagaggccgggctgtggccgccctgccccgctgctgcttcgagccttcgctgcgttgtagccgtgctcaccctgcctgcccagacccccggggggttccccttttggatacatctcgtctgccacccaggatttgtgtttgtgcctgctgctccagcctgccgttccagcctgctgttacCGACagtccaggatcggctgcccagcggtttgtgaagcctttgttccatccttccccgggatcccagggcaccagagccgcgtgctccccgagctcactccggagcgccccctgcagccgtggcggaaccatcgcacctgccctgctcaccgggagccgccagcgcccctgccggctgcgagcggaactgcacccgaggggaaagggcccgacagccgagaaggctgggactgg aTTAGTAATGAAAATATTGCATAGAATACAGCTCCGAATGAGTCTCTGTAACTGTG GAATAAACCTGCTGGAACACATacggagagtcccctctctttcttctttgccttttcctgCGTGCCTGCTTAACAGCGACAGGAAGACacagccccttttgg GCGAATGCTGTCGGACTTGTATCAGGCAAACACATGGTCAGGAAAAGCAAAGCTTCTTTACCTTCCTGAATACATGTCCTGTACTGTGGAAACTGACAAGCTGCTCTGGAAGTTTCACAGAACTTGACTTGGACACAATCACTTTGTACCCTTGA
- the LOC138118303 gene encoding uncharacterized protein isoform X4 yields MEREFALSVRREKLQRKELLVPFFGRFFFLLETTPGSQSRFPCPARGRAVAALPRCCFEPSLRCSRAHPACPDPRGVPLLDTSRLPPRICVCACCSSLPFQPAVTDSPGSAAQRFVKPLFHPSPGSQGTRAACSPSSLRSAPCSRGGTIAPALLTGSRQRPCRLRAELHPRGKGPTAEKAGTGLVMKILHRIQLRMSLCNCVSPSPETLNRHHRQHPQSYP; encoded by the exons ttcgctctcagtgtccggagagagaagctgcagagaaaggagctgctggttccttttttcggccgttttttctttctgctggaaacaacaccgggatcccaaagccgctttccctgccctgctagaggccgggctgtggccgccctgccccgctgctgcttcgagccttcgctgcgttgtagccgtgctcaccctgcctgcccagacccccggggggttccccttttggatacatctcgtctgccacccaggatttgtgtttgtgcctgctgctccagcctgccgttccagcctgctgttacCGACagtccaggatcggctgcccagcggtttgtgaagcctttgttccatccttccccgggatcccagggcaccagagccgcgtgctccccgagctcactccggagcgccccctgcagccgtggcggaaccatcgcacctgccctgctcaccgggagccgccagcgcccctgccggctgcgagcggaactgcacccgaggggaaagggcccgacagccgagaaggctgggactgg aTTAGTAATGAAAATATTGCATAGAATACAGCTCCGAATGAGTCTCTGTAACTGTG TGTCTCCCTCCCCAGAGACTTTAAACCGTCACCACAGGCAGCACCCCCAGAGCTATCCCTGA
- the LOC138118303 gene encoding uncharacterized protein isoform X3 has translation MEREFALSVRREKLQRKELLVPFFGRFFFLLETTPGSQSRFPCPARGRAVAALPRCCFEPSLRCSRAHPACPDPRGVPLLDTSRLPPRICVCACCSSLPFQPAVTDSPGSAAQRFVKPLFHPSPGSQGTRAACSPSSLRSAPCSRGGTIAPALLTGSRQRPCRLRAELHPRGKGPTAEKAGTGLVMKILHRIQLRMSLCNCASASVDFLHWHFMVLRKKYDPRCHMEHNPWHKF, from the exons ttcgctctcagtgtccggagagagaagctgcagagaaaggagctgctggttccttttttcggccgttttttctttctgctggaaacaacaccgggatcccaaagccgctttccctgccctgctagaggccgggctgtggccgccctgccccgctgctgcttcgagccttcgctgcgttgtagccgtgctcaccctgcctgcccagacccccggggggttccccttttggatacatctcgtctgccacccaggatttgtgtttgtgcctgctgctccagcctgccgttccagcctgctgttacCGACagtccaggatcggctgcccagcggtttgtgaagcctttgttccatccttccccgggatcccagggcaccagagccgcgtgctccccgagctcactccggagcgccccctgcagccgtggcggaaccatcgcacctgccctgctcaccgggagccgccagcgcccctgccggctgcgagcggaactgcacccgaggggaaagggcccgacagccgagaaggctgggactgg aTTAGTAATGAAAATATTGCATAGAATACAGCTCCGAATGAGTCTCTGTAACTGTG CTTCTGCTTCAGTTGACTTTCTGCACTGGCATTTTATGGTATTAAGGAAGAAATATGACCCTCGTTGTCACATGGAACACAATCCATGGCACAAATTCTGA